The Thermocrinis ruber genome has a window encoding:
- a CDS encoding SH3 domain-containing protein: MRLLILLLSLSFAFSLELFPQMANLRSFPRQLEGEKLKSWLSEDSYPKTRLYLGNVPLTEGLMKKLLENANLDAVPQQVDVKYGITLRRADLKLLPTELTVHKGNPEIDYNQYTALDPLTPLAVLHRSKDGRWLYVQSPIMRGWLKVEDVRELNEEEFFRLLDLPFLVVIKPKLKIGGLEYSMSAKIPYLSKEKDRYLVLMPDGSVEWIKGEGVIEGYWQFSEDKAKLLLDSLLGMPYEWGGFYDCSAVVRAFFGVFGIELPRNSSQQATVGRGVERTFNSYQELKELLKTFPPYRTVLYMKGHIMIFGGFEGEDPVIYHAVYAIKRDDGKMVYPKAVVKNLLERDGLTNLYKRIVAVKVY, from the coding sequence ATGAGGCTTTTGATCCTTCTTTTAAGCCTTTCCTTTGCCTTTTCCCTTGAGCTTTTCCCTCAGATGGCAAACCTGAGAAGCTTTCCTCGTCAGTTGGAAGGAGAAAAGCTCAAGTCTTGGCTCTCGGAGGATAGCTATCCAAAAACTAGGCTCTACCTGGGCAATGTGCCATTAACTGAAGGGCTTATGAAAAAACTCCTTGAAAATGCTAATTTAGACGCAGTGCCTCAACAGGTGGATGTAAAGTACGGCATAACCCTAAGGAGGGCAGACCTAAAGCTCCTTCCCACAGAGTTGACGGTCCATAAGGGAAACCCGGAGATAGATTACAATCAGTACACCGCCCTTGACCCTCTTACGCCTTTGGCAGTGCTCCACCGGTCCAAGGATGGAAGATGGCTCTATGTTCAAAGTCCTATAATGAGGGGATGGCTCAAGGTTGAGGACGTGAGGGAGTTGAATGAGGAGGAATTTTTTAGACTTCTTGACCTTCCCTTTTTGGTGGTTATAAAGCCCAAGCTTAAGATAGGAGGGCTTGAATACTCAATGTCCGCAAAAATTCCCTATCTTTCAAAGGAAAAGGACAGATACTTGGTTTTGATGCCCGATGGGAGTGTGGAGTGGATAAAGGGTGAGGGCGTTATAGAAGGCTACTGGCAATTTTCAGAAGATAAGGCAAAGCTTCTCCTTGATAGTCTTCTTGGTATGCCTTACGAGTGGGGAGGCTTTTATGATTGCTCCGCAGTGGTGCGTGCCTTCTTTGGTGTTTTTGGTATAGAACTTCCAAGAAACTCCAGCCAGCAAGCTACCGTCGGAAGGGGTGTGGAGAGAACTTTTAACAGCTACCAAGAGCTGAAGGAACTCTTGAAAACATTTCCACCTTACCGGACAGTGTTATACATGAAAGGGCACATAATGATCTTTGGAGGCTTCGAGGGAGAGGACCCGGTGATCTATCATGCGGTCTATGCCATAAAAAGGGACGATGGAAAAATGGTTTATCCAAAGGCGGTGGTTAAAAACCTTTTGGAAAGGGATGGACTTACCAATCTGTACAAAAGGATCGTGGCGGTGAAGGTATATTAA
- the lgt gene encoding prolipoprotein diacylglyceryl transferase, whose amino-acid sequence MFPVLFEFFGIKIYTYGVLVALGVFVGYFLLLRLGKKEGLNTTHLENALLITLFFGIVFARIAYILEHPEQVGKIFDIFAIWQGGLSFFGGLIGGLLGALFSIHRYKLPLWKTADLSAIAIAIAHSIGRLGCTSAGCCYGKPFLAEDVTPGIHLSSKFPFFYVVFPEGAVAPPYMPLYPTQLVEFFGLLVIFFILLFFYRRKPFDGAVFSLYLLLYGALRFFLEFYRGVTPLIEPIGLTWNQIVSLLMVLSSFALMFVLRHEGKVKKA is encoded by the coding sequence ATGTTCCCAGTGCTCTTTGAATTTTTTGGTATAAAGATATACACCTACGGAGTTTTGGTTGCCCTTGGTGTTTTTGTGGGCTACTTTTTGCTTTTAAGACTTGGCAAAAAAGAGGGTTTAAATACAACCCATTTAGAAAATGCCCTACTCATTACACTGTTTTTTGGTATAGTTTTCGCAAGGATCGCCTATATCTTGGAACATCCGGAACAGGTAGGGAAAATATTTGACATATTTGCCATATGGCAGGGAGGGCTTTCCTTCTTTGGTGGCCTGATTGGCGGTCTTTTGGGTGCCCTCTTTAGCATACACAGATACAAACTACCCCTTTGGAAGACAGCAGACCTCAGCGCCATAGCCATAGCCATAGCCCACAGCATAGGGAGGCTCGGATGCACCTCCGCAGGATGCTGTTATGGAAAACCCTTCCTTGCGGAAGACGTTACACCCGGCATACATCTTTCAAGCAAGTTTCCCTTTTTCTATGTAGTGTTTCCGGAGGGTGCTGTGGCACCTCCCTACATGCCCCTCTATCCCACTCAGCTTGTGGAGTTCTTCGGACTGTTGGTGATCTTTTTTATTCTGCTTTTCTTTTACAGGAGAAAACCCTTTGATGGTGCGGTTTTTAGCCTTTACCTTCTTCTTTACGGTGCCCTCAGGTTCTTTTTGGAGTTTTACAGGGGTGTTACTCCACTCATAGAACCCATAGGGCTAACGTGGAATCAAATTGTATCTCTTCTTATGGTTTTATCTTCCTTTGCCCTGATGTTTGTTTTGAGACATGAGGGAAAGGTTAAAAAGGCTTAA
- the hisD gene encoding histidinol dehydrogenase, whose amino-acid sequence MQIEDLRNSAWRFNSRLRFVMARGEVMAEEYEPVVKEIIKQVREKGDTALLEYTKRFDGEELTEEDLEVPYQELERAYEEIEPEVRTALEVAHERIKRFHEKQLERSFLVEEDGILLGMRVFPLERVGIYVPGGKASYPSTVLMNAVPAVVAGVEEVIMVSPRPNKYTLASAFIAGVSRVFRVGGAQAVAALAYGTERVPKVDKVVGPGNIYVTLAKKLLFGVVDIDMIAGPSEVLVISDGSVDPSWVAWDLLSQAEHDELAGAFLITTDPKHAQEVKLKLEEILDNFPRKDIAQKSLERFGTIFLVEDLEQACVVANYIAPEHLELMVEEPFALLPKIKHAGAVFVGKYTTEPLGDYLLGPNHTLPTGRTARFFSPLGVYDFIKRSSLMYVSKEGFERVAEYAQHIAKAEGLIAHYGAVEVRRKQ is encoded by the coding sequence ATGCAAATAGAGGACCTTAGAAACTCTGCATGGCGTTTTAACAGTAGGTTGAGGTTTGTTATGGCAAGGGGGGAGGTAATGGCGGAAGAGTACGAGCCTGTGGTCAAGGAGATCATAAAGCAGGTAAGGGAGAAGGGAGACACTGCTCTTTTGGAGTACACAAAAAGATTTGATGGAGAAGAGCTAACGGAAGAGGACTTGGAGGTTCCCTACCAGGAACTGGAAAGAGCCTACGAGGAGATTGAGCCAGAGGTAAGAACCGCTTTGGAGGTAGCCCACGAGAGAATAAAGAGATTTCACGAAAAACAACTGGAGAGGTCCTTTTTGGTGGAAGAGGATGGGATCCTTTTGGGAATGAGGGTATTTCCCTTAGAAAGGGTTGGTATATACGTGCCCGGAGGCAAGGCATCTTACCCTTCCACCGTCCTTATGAACGCAGTGCCGGCAGTTGTGGCTGGTGTGGAAGAGGTGATTATGGTTTCTCCAAGACCCAACAAATACACCTTGGCGTCTGCCTTCATTGCGGGCGTTAGTCGGGTTTTTAGGGTAGGCGGTGCTCAGGCGGTTGCAGCATTGGCTTATGGGACCGAGAGGGTGCCAAAGGTGGATAAGGTGGTGGGACCGGGCAACATATACGTAACCCTCGCAAAAAAACTACTCTTTGGAGTGGTGGACATTGATATGATTGCCGGACCCTCTGAGGTTCTTGTGATCTCTGATGGCTCCGTAGATCCCAGTTGGGTGGCTTGGGATTTGCTCTCTCAGGCGGAGCACGATGAACTTGCGGGAGCTTTTCTGATCACCACAGACCCCAAGCACGCCCAAGAGGTTAAGCTAAAACTAGAAGAGATCCTTGATAACTTCCCCCGAAAGGACATAGCCCAAAAATCCCTTGAGCGGTTTGGCACCATATTCTTGGTGGAGGACTTGGAGCAGGCTTGTGTGGTTGCCAACTACATAGCACCAGAGCACTTGGAGTTGATGGTGGAGGAGCCCTTTGCCCTCCTACCAAAGATTAAACACGCGGGCGCAGTATTCGTGGGTAAATACACCACAGAACCTTTGGGAGATTATCTCCTTGGACCAAATCATACACTACCCACAGGACGCACTGCCAGATTTTTCTCACCCCTTGGAGTTTATGACTTTATAAAAAGGAGCTCTTTGATGTATGTGTCAAAGGAGGGTTTTGAAAGGGTGGCGGAGTATGCCCAGCATATAGCAAAGGCGGAGGGGCTTATAGCCCACTATGGGGCAGTAGAGGTTAGGAGGAAGCAATGA
- a CDS encoding CsgG/HfaB family protein, giving the protein MIGVGGAISSANETKTTERQIPVVKCSEPAYSVMVMDFDCKAAACQQPNNPKLLPIFEVLTTGSGVQGLGKGVSTMLTNALKATNCFKIVDLEQYEKMKKLLEVTGQKVQPPKVDYMISGSITALELERSGGPLGGGVVPLLGAISIKKDKAKLAVDVNVIKPETLEVAYSKSFEANSEKTSWSLFGAGAGGGAFGGAGWSISKNLSLDMVARDVVVQVANALAESLAKDKIVERPKPPEKKEEKEEKDRE; this is encoded by the coding sequence ATGATTGGTGTGGGTGGTGCCATCTCCTCTGCAAATGAAACAAAAACTACGGAGAGGCAAATACCTGTTGTGAAGTGCTCTGAGCCCGCATATTCTGTAATGGTAATGGACTTTGATTGCAAGGCGGCCGCTTGCCAACAGCCAAATAACCCTAAACTTCTTCCCATATTTGAGGTTCTTACCACAGGAAGCGGAGTTCAAGGGTTAGGGAAGGGTGTATCTACCATGCTGACAAATGCCCTAAAGGCCACCAATTGCTTTAAGATAGTGGATTTGGAACAATACGAGAAGATGAAAAAACTCCTTGAGGTTACTGGACAAAAGGTCCAACCTCCCAAAGTGGATTACATGATAAGCGGTTCTATAACCGCTTTGGAGCTTGAAAGGAGTGGCGGACCTCTTGGTGGTGGTGTTGTTCCACTTTTGGGTGCCATAAGCATCAAAAAGGACAAGGCGAAGCTGGCGGTAGATGTGAATGTAATAAAGCCTGAGACATTAGAGGTAGCTTATTCTAAGTCTTTTGAAGCAAACTCGGAGAAGACCTCTTGGAGTCTATTTGGTGCGGGTGCTGGCGGTGGTGCCTTTGGCGGAGCTGGTTGGAGTATAAGCAAAAACCTTTCCCTTGATATGGTAGCAAGAGATGTGGTAGTTCAGGTGGCAAATGCTTTAGCGGAGAGCCTCGCCAAAGACAAAATAGTTGAAAGACCAAAGCCACCAGAGAAAAAAGAAGAGAAGGAAGAAAAAGATCGGGAATAA
- a CDS encoding thiazole synthase, producing MLDWEKLLEDDVFEIAGRRFRSRLIIGSGKFKSFQETKEVLEASGAEMITVAVRRVNITDPTKENLLDYIDPKKYLILPNTAGCYTAEEAIKTAMLAREATGINWVKLEVIGDQKTLLPDMEETLKAAKFLVKEGFVVLPYIFDDPVYAKKFEDVGCAAVMPLAAPIGSGLGLQNPYNLMFIKEAVSVPVIVDAGIGSAADIPPVMELGVDGILTNTALAEAKDPIRMAVAMKYAVIAGRLSYLAGRMPKRTYAVPSSPLKGVPYKS from the coding sequence ATGTTAGACTGGGAAAAGCTGCTAGAAGATGATGTTTTTGAGATTGCGGGCAGGCGCTTTAGATCTCGGTTGATCATAGGCTCGGGTAAGTTCAAGAGCTTCCAGGAAACCAAGGAGGTTCTTGAGGCGAGCGGAGCGGAGATGATTACCGTAGCGGTCCGGAGGGTCAACATCACAGACCCAACCAAAGAAAACCTTTTGGATTACATAGATCCCAAAAAATATTTGATCCTTCCAAACACTGCTGGCTGTTATACTGCAGAAGAAGCCATAAAAACTGCCATGCTGGCGAGGGAGGCTACGGGCATAAACTGGGTTAAGCTGGAGGTGATCGGAGACCAAAAGACCCTCTTGCCAGACATGGAGGAGACCTTAAAGGCGGCAAAGTTTTTGGTAAAGGAGGGCTTTGTGGTACTTCCTTACATCTTTGATGATCCTGTCTACGCCAAAAAGTTTGAGGATGTGGGCTGTGCGGCGGTGATGCCCTTGGCAGCGCCCATAGGCTCTGGGCTTGGGCTTCAAAACCCTTACAACCTAATGTTTATAAAGGAGGCGGTTTCTGTGCCCGTCATAGTAGACGCGGGTATAGGTAGCGCCGCAGACATTCCGCCAGTTATGGAGCTGGGAGTGGACGGTATTTTAACAAACACCGCTTTGGCAGAGGCTAAGGACCCAATAAGGATGGCAGTAGCCATGAAGTATGCGGTCATAGCGGGCAGGCTCTCTTACTTGGCGGGTAGGATGCCCAAGAGAACCTATGCGGTGCCCTCTTCACCTTTGAAGGGTGTTCCATATAAGTCATGA
- the hemG gene encoding protoporphyrinogen oxidase has protein sequence MIDVAVVGAGISGLSVALRLQKAGVNVKVFEKEEKVGGNIQTEEIEGFLCELGPQTILADKKVEEFLSLAGIKPLYAKEEAKIRYIYKKGKLVPLPMSPLSFLTSPLLSLSAKLRVLKEPFIPKSIKKEESIAEFVKRRLGQEFLDYIVEPFVSGVYAGDVNKLSVKYAVRRVYELEQRFGSLIKGAIKLKALGPGGRLISFEGGNHTLPSHLAKALDVDVENVVLKIRRKDDHFVIDSRKGKFSARAVVISAPATSAGYLLRELSWSAAQEFDSIYYAPVVVVHAHTRDSIPPGFGFLVPRKEGKRILGVLFSSNIFEGRKGNLLTIYLGGATDPQVVEEDDDLISATVEKELKEILGVDVNILKITKWKKAIPQYNLGYGKFYELAETLEKEHPGLFLTGNYLKGVSVADCIRNSEDLANRVLEFL, from the coding sequence ATGATTGATGTGGCAGTAGTGGGGGCGGGTATATCGGGGCTTTCGGTAGCCCTACGCCTTCAAAAGGCCGGGGTTAATGTAAAGGTCTTTGAGAAGGAAGAAAAGGTCGGTGGAAACATACAAACGGAGGAAATAGAGGGATTTTTGTGCGAGTTGGGACCTCAGACCATTTTGGCGGATAAAAAGGTGGAAGAATTCCTCTCCTTGGCGGGTATAAAGCCCTTGTATGCAAAGGAAGAGGCTAAAATAAGATACATCTACAAAAAGGGCAAGCTTGTGCCCTTGCCCATGTCTCCCTTGAGCTTTTTAACCTCTCCCTTACTTTCCCTGAGTGCAAAGCTTAGAGTTCTAAAGGAGCCCTTTATTCCCAAGTCTATAAAGAAGGAAGAGAGCATCGCAGAGTTTGTTAAAAGACGCCTTGGGCAGGAGTTCCTTGACTACATTGTGGAACCCTTTGTCAGCGGTGTGTATGCAGGGGATGTTAATAAGCTGTCGGTGAAGTATGCGGTCAGAAGGGTCTATGAACTGGAACAAAGGTTTGGTAGTCTCATAAAGGGTGCAATAAAGCTAAAAGCCCTTGGTCCGGGCGGAAGGCTCATATCCTTTGAGGGTGGGAACCATACCTTACCCTCCCATCTAGCCAAGGCTTTGGATGTGGATGTGGAAAACGTGGTGCTAAAGATCAGAAGAAAGGATGATCATTTTGTGATAGATAGTAGAAAGGGTAAGTTTTCTGCAAGGGCGGTGGTGATTTCTGCACCGGCAACCTCCGCAGGATACCTACTGAGGGAACTCTCTTGGAGCGCAGCCCAGGAGTTTGACAGTATATACTACGCACCTGTGGTTGTTGTTCATGCACACACAAGGGACTCTATCCCACCCGGCTTTGGTTTTTTGGTGCCAAGGAAGGAGGGCAAAAGGATCCTTGGCGTGCTTTTTTCCTCTAACATCTTTGAAGGAAGAAAAGGAAACCTATTAACCATCTACTTGGGCGGTGCCACAGACCCACAGGTGGTAGAAGAGGACGATGACCTAATAAGCGCTACCGTGGAGAAGGAACTTAAGGAAATTTTGGGCGTAGATGTAAACATTTTGAAGATCACCAAGTGGAAAAAAGCCATCCCACAGTATAATTTGGGCTACGGCAAATTTTACGAATTGGCGGAGACCTTGGAAAAGGAACACCCTGGGCTTTTTTTAACAGGAAACTATCTGAAAGGTGTCTCTGTAGCAGACTGCATCAGAAATTCGGAGGATTTAGCAAACAGAGTTTTGGAGTTTCTCTAA
- a CDS encoding precorrin-2 dehydrogenase/sirohydrochlorin ferrochelatase family protein: MPLFPAFIDLKDKRILVVGGGKVATRKVQKLLPFGAKIEVVSPRITKELQRLFLAGKISWKKRKFLIKDLRSAYMVVVAVDSIGLQRMVFNYCSKRKILCNAVDSPDYCNFIFPALVHKGDVVIGISTSGKVPALSALLREKIEECIPKDVDKLLEEAYRLRSSMKKGKRRQRVLKEFLEKRM, encoded by the coding sequence ATGCCTCTGTTTCCAGCCTTTATAGACTTGAAGGACAAAAGAATTTTGGTGGTGGGTGGCGGAAAGGTTGCCACCAGAAAGGTCCAGAAGCTTTTACCCTTTGGTGCTAAGATAGAGGTGGTATCACCAAGGATCACAAAGGAACTGCAAAGGCTTTTCTTAGCTGGAAAGATATCTTGGAAGAAAAGAAAGTTCCTCATAAAGGACCTGAGGTCCGCTTACATGGTGGTGGTAGCAGTGGATAGCATAGGGCTCCAAAGGATGGTGTTTAACTACTGTAGCAAGAGAAAAATTCTATGCAACGCCGTAGATAGTCCAGATTACTGCAATTTTATATTCCCTGCCTTGGTCCATAAAGGGGATGTGGTGATAGGTATATCAACCTCGGGTAAGGTGCCAGCCCTGTCTGCCCTGCTAAGGGAAAAAATAGAAGAGTGCATACCAAAGGATGTTGATAAACTTTTAGAGGAGGCGTACAGGCTAAGGTCCTCTATGAAGAAGGGAAAGAGGAGGCAAAGGGTCTTAAAGGAATTTTTAGAGAAAAGGATGTAA
- a CDS encoding DNA double-strand break repair nuclease NurA translates to MRYRVSLKLWEMNEMEDLEYEESEQFAGFEEDPTDAYKGYVPEEFTIAFVDGIRRIDHSAYVWDESKNSSYEAVFATLSAGAIILKPKSINLIEQSFRMQRVRKVFLVKGDIEESAFSGLEYEVKKLLEDKELSLELLRLLRREEVNTAREVWEKVKPQLLVCDGTLTSEHRGITCVGFVKTIKRLFISREYANLLQNLKKGYRTPLIRVHSQRKIEEQAKVDKYTWYVKLAEGEGIGTLARLEAFGNLPKEKVKELADLTAGVLPMFASAPFQDPRSPQNLLPIKVLENTLRKHLGAPDIARKRLQEIFLNA, encoded by the coding sequence ATGCGATACAGAGTAAGCTTAAAGCTGTGGGAAATGAACGAAATGGAAGATCTGGAATACGAGGAATCAGAACAGTTTGCTGGCTTTGAAGAAGACCCAACGGATGCATACAAAGGGTATGTGCCAGAAGAGTTTACCATAGCCTTTGTGGATGGAATAAGGCGCATAGACCACAGTGCTTATGTGTGGGACGAGTCAAAAAACTCATCTTACGAGGCAGTCTTTGCCACTCTGTCTGCTGGCGCTATCATTCTCAAGCCAAAAAGCATAAACCTTATAGAGCAGTCTTTTCGCATGCAAAGGGTCAGAAAGGTCTTTTTGGTAAAGGGTGATATAGAGGAGTCCGCTTTCTCCGGACTGGAATACGAGGTTAAAAAACTTTTAGAGGATAAAGAGCTATCCCTTGAGTTATTAAGGCTACTTAGAAGGGAGGAAGTAAATACCGCAAGGGAAGTCTGGGAAAAGGTAAAGCCTCAGCTGTTGGTTTGCGATGGCACTTTGACCAGTGAGCACAGGGGTATCACCTGCGTGGGCTTTGTAAAAACCATAAAAAGACTCTTTATAAGCAGAGAGTATGCCAACCTTCTTCAAAACCTAAAAAAGGGCTACCGCACACCTCTTATAAGGGTGCACTCCCAAAGAAAGATAGAGGAGCAGGCAAAGGTTGATAAATACACCTGGTATGTGAAATTGGCAGAGGGAGAGGGAATTGGCACCTTGGCAAGGCTAGAAGCCTTTGGCAATTTGCCAAAAGAAAAGGTTAAAGAACTTGCCGATTTAACCGCGGGCGTCCTGCCTATGTTTGCCAGTGCGCCCTTTCAGGACCCAAGGTCACCACAGAATTTACTACCCATAAAGGTTTTGGAAAACACCCTCAGAAAACATCTTGGAGCACCAGACATAGCAAGAAAGAGACTTCAGGAAATCTTTTTAAATGCTTGA
- a CDS encoding AEC family transporter, with protein MLEVVLPIIGGKLLKHFGVFQKEQEKVLINYVMYFALPILAFKEGHQIKLGLEVIKISSLAWASIVLCMLVAYIIARLYKLSNKDLRTFLLVSSFGNTAFLGYPYAFSYFGQEGLQIAIIYDNLGSFLMVSFLGVMVASGKPDLKEVLLFPPFLGLVFGFVFKGIPLHPSLEEALNFVADSTLPVILFALGLSINLSGIRDHLKLSLLAILIKVSVSILAVYLVGRFMELSPVAFKVSLLESAMPPMMFSAVLALRYNLNPNLAFASVGLGLVLSFLYVPLVVKYCGGGI; from the coding sequence ATGCTTGAGGTGGTCCTGCCCATAATAGGTGGTAAACTTCTAAAACACTTTGGTGTTTTCCAAAAGGAGCAAGAGAAGGTCCTTATAAACTATGTAATGTACTTTGCCCTTCCTATCCTTGCCTTTAAGGAAGGACACCAGATCAAGCTTGGGTTGGAGGTTATAAAAATCTCCAGTTTGGCTTGGGCTTCAATAGTTTTATGTATGTTAGTAGCATACATTATAGCCCGGCTTTATAAGCTTTCTAACAAAGACCTGAGGACATTTCTTTTGGTCTCCTCTTTTGGAAATACTGCCTTTTTGGGCTACCCTTATGCCTTTAGCTACTTTGGACAGGAGGGACTACAGATCGCCATCATTTACGACAATTTGGGTTCTTTTCTGATGGTTTCCTTCTTGGGAGTGATGGTTGCAAGTGGAAAGCCAGACTTAAAGGAAGTTCTCCTTTTTCCTCCCTTCTTGGGCTTAGTCTTTGGCTTTGTCTTTAAGGGGATTCCTTTGCATCCCAGCTTAGAAGAAGCCTTAAACTTTGTTGCCGACTCCACTTTGCCCGTAATCCTCTTTGCCCTTGGGCTCAGCATAAACCTTAGTGGTATAAGGGATCACTTAAAGTTATCTTTGCTTGCCATTCTCATAAAGGTCTCTGTTTCTATCCTTGCGGTCTATTTGGTGGGAAGATTTATGGAACTCTCTCCCGTCGCCTTCAAGGTTTCCCTGTTGGAGTCTGCCATGCCACCTATGATGTTCTCTGCGGTGCTTGCCCTTAGGTATAACCTTAATCCAAACCTTGCCTTTGCCAGCGTGGGGCTTGGTTTGGTTTTGAGCTTTTTATATGTGCCTCTTGTGGTTAAGTATTGCGGGGGCGGGATTTGA
- a CDS encoding M24 family metallopeptidase, whose product MREKKVIGLLEERGLDGFLFSFQANVLYLSGFRSSNAYVLATKEGFYLFTDARYYERAKGTLGEGWQAVLVKSSMHRTIKQTIKKLGIKRVGYEEDRVSCAFRKSLRSRDIQWVGFSNFLGKLRAIKSTEEIKIMKEGVLKADQIYRELLEFVKPGMTELDLRGFIVRRAFEMGAMGESFPAIVAFAEGSAVPHWETSQRRIEQKGPLLIDMGILYKNYCTDFTRTIYLGKADDEFKKVYQVVKDAHLFALEKVKVGTPIGEIDRTAREYIKKKGFGKYFTHSTGHGVGIEIHEHPRLYYKGKGSEEPIEEGMVFTIEPGIYLPGKFGVRLENMVAVVKGVGEVLSEVSLDLIEL is encoded by the coding sequence ATGAGGGAAAAGAAGGTTATAGGGCTGCTTGAGGAAAGGGGTTTAGACGGATTCCTTTTTAGCTTTCAGGCAAACGTGCTTTACCTTTCTGGTTTTAGGTCCTCCAACGCCTACGTGCTTGCCACTAAGGAGGGCTTTTACCTTTTTACAGACGCACGATATTACGAGAGGGCAAAGGGAACTTTGGGGGAGGGATGGCAGGCTGTTTTGGTAAAATCCTCCATGCACAGGACTATAAAGCAAACTATAAAAAAGCTGGGAATAAAAAGGGTAGGGTACGAGGAGGACAGGGTAAGCTGTGCCTTTAGAAAATCTCTACGTTCAAGGGACATACAATGGGTGGGCTTTAGCAACTTTCTTGGAAAACTGAGGGCTATAAAAAGTACTGAGGAAATAAAGATAATGAAAGAGGGAGTTTTGAAGGCAGACCAAATTTACAGGGAACTCCTTGAGTTTGTAAAGCCGGGGATGACTGAGTTGGACCTGAGGGGTTTTATAGTTAGAAGGGCCTTTGAAATGGGTGCAATGGGCGAGAGCTTTCCCGCCATAGTTGCCTTTGCAGAGGGTTCTGCAGTTCCTCATTGGGAAACTTCCCAGAGAAGGATAGAACAAAAGGGACCTCTGCTGATAGATATGGGCATTCTATACAAAAACTACTGCACGGATTTTACCAGAACGATCTACTTGGGAAAGGCAGACGATGAATTTAAAAAGGTCTATCAAGTGGTCAAAGATGCCCACCTCTTTGCCTTGGAGAAGGTGAAGGTGGGAACTCCCATAGGTGAAATAGACAGAACCGCAAGGGAGTATATAAAAAAGAAGGGCTTTGGCAAATACTTTACCCACAGCACGGGACACGGTGTGGGTATAGAAATTCACGAACATCCAAGGCTCTATTACAAAGGAAAGGGCTCAGAAGAACCCATAGAGGAAGGAATGGTCTTTACCATTGAGCCGGGTATATACCTACCGGGCAAGTTTGGAGTGAGGCTTGAAAACATGGTGGCAGTTGTGAAGGGTGTGGGTGAAGTGCTCTCTGAGGTGTCCCTTGACTTGATTGAGTTATAA
- the cdaA gene encoding diadenylate cyclase CdaA — protein MEIFEFISYKDLLDILGTSLFVYAVLYFLRITKGIQILKGLIFLALIWALASLLDLKTVSTIFEKLWTVGLFSLVVIFQPEIRKALSKLGQATKLTSSKPLEERVVERIVRACAFMSERQIGALIVIERNQNLEPLLEGCVTIDAVVSVELLITIFDPLTPLHDGAVVIRGDRIAYASCVLPLSKSSEIPRKYGTRHRAGLGISEESDAIAVIVSEETGEISVAVGGKFHRNLDQELLKSLLLKELGINL, from the coding sequence ATGGAGATTTTTGAGTTTATATCCTACAAGGACCTTCTGGATATACTGGGGACTTCTCTGTTTGTGTATGCTGTGCTTTACTTTCTTAGGATCACAAAGGGTATTCAAATACTCAAGGGTTTGATTTTTTTGGCGCTAATATGGGCTCTTGCCAGCCTTCTGGACCTGAAGACGGTTTCCACCATCTTTGAAAAACTCTGGACGGTGGGACTCTTTTCTTTGGTGGTGATCTTTCAGCCGGAGATCAGAAAAGCCCTTAGCAAACTGGGTCAGGCTACCAAGCTAACCTCCTCTAAACCTTTGGAGGAAAGGGTTGTAGAAAGAATAGTGCGTGCCTGTGCTTTTATGTCCGAAAGGCAGATAGGTGCCCTGATAGTGATAGAGAGAAATCAGAACTTGGAACCTCTTTTGGAGGGCTGTGTGACCATTGACGCAGTGGTCTCAGTGGAGCTTCTTATCACCATATTTGACCCTCTTACTCCTTTGCACGACGGTGCGGTTGTAATAAGGGGAGATAGGATAGCCTACGCATCCTGCGTGCTACCCTTATCCAAGTCTTCGGAAATTCCCAGAAAGTATGGCACAAGGCATAGGGCTGGACTGGGAATATCGGAAGAATCTGACGCCATAGCGGTTATAGTCTCCGAAGAGACGGGAGAAATATCCGTAGCAGTGGGTGGTAAGTTTCACAGGAACTTGGATCAAGAACTTTTAAAGAGCTTGCTTTTAAAGGAACTGGGCATTAATCTATAA